From a single Cydia strobilella chromosome 17, ilCydStro3.1, whole genome shotgun sequence genomic region:
- the LOC134749069 gene encoding uncharacterized protein LOC134749069, with product MIPERWDLAKGARLCYRCLDAAHRKFKCKYIACGVNQCEAGHHKLLHGLNAAAPANGNSTPAAAVNNIRLPQTYLKVMPVEVSGPLGTVQTLALLDEGAAMTLMLHETADKLAPRVKGETLEIEGIGGVVRNPDSYTLRVAIRGFCSRHMEMMEVITIGDIGIGMQGVPRDVVDKCEHLTKIADELSYPTGIPTIVIGQDNWHLIISRQILEGPPELPIASLTRLGWVLHGPDRTRRAAVNFVGHARPKTADDEALELMKRHFDIESLGVSQKLPRADPDQRALDLLKTTCVKIPGENRYRAGLLWRTDDEKLPDNRAQALKRLYSLERKLDRDATLKAEYAKHMANLLDKGYAEKMESPPPLDAPRVWYLAHFPTFHPQRGKMRLVWDAAATAYGRSLNSALLAGPDLLESLFGVLVRFREGKIAVIADVKEMFLQIEIIEQDRDALHFVWRGEDRTSPPQEYRMKRLIFGSAASPTTALYVKNENARTHSEQFPIAAEKTIKNTYMDDMLIALDTSEDDARRIVNEVYELNMRASFELRGFASNHPAVIADVVNSKEETSLLGASESERTLGLKWNHKRDTLGFNVNFRNTPEDVLNGQKLPTKRQVTSSAMSIFDPIGYVSPISVLGKALMQEIWRTGIGWDSPIPVSLAPAWRSFIDNVQQLRDLEIPRHVPAFNREAYMHVFCDASEKIYAAAVYLVSVNPEGTRTSALVAAKARVSPLRVVSIPRMELQSCVLATRLAETIVKESDYVIKDKYFWSDSKTALTWIRSDPRRYKTFVAHRLAEIENTTTPANWRWVPSATNVADDATRGMPTQFGANHRWFIGPDFIRKSEEHWPTEKTPAPVADTGEERVNKLVCSVGAAKNKFEYLPEEIKLMETGRPIPKKSPLHKIAVKLDKNGVIVLNARIDKDVHIPVLHAKEDFVKLLIHHFHALYNHGNHSTVINELKQRYYIIGLRGSIRYITNKCQWCRTYKGTTLKVPVGDLPPERLQANQPPFTAAAVDLFGPMNITIGRRREKRWGVLYTCLTTRAVHLELAASLSASSMILSLRRMIARRGTPTVLYSDNATNFYGAEREIAEAKKTLPDSLKPFLTERAITWKKIPPGNPSAGGAWERLVGSVKTALKATLKERAPHEEVLHTLLLEAEHVVNSRPLTPVNPDLDVEALTPNHFLIGRSSAMAPLGVFTDKDMSLSSWKTAQNLADHFWRRWQKEYRPSLLPRPSAHQNL from the exons ATGATTCCTGAACGGTGGGACTTAGCGAAGGGCGCTAGATTATGCTATAGGTGCTTAGACGCGGCTCACCGTAAGTTCAAGTGCAAGTACATCGCGTGCGGAGTTAACCAATGCGAAGCCGGACATCATAAGCTATTACACGGACTGAACGCGGCCGCGCCCGCGAACGGTAATAGTACTCCGGCGGCAGCGGTTAATAATATTAGGCTCCCGCAAACGTACCTCAAAGTCATGCCTGTAGAGGTGTCGGGACCGCTAGGTACCGTGCAAACCCTCGCGCTGCTAGACGAAGGCGCGGCTATGACTTTGATGCTTCACGAAACGGCCGATAAACTCGCGCCTCGCGTAAAAGGCGAAACTTTGGAAATAGAAGGCATAGGCGGCGTAGTCAGAAATCCAGATTCGTATACGTTACGAGTCGCAATACGGGGTTTTTGTAGCCGACACATGGAAATGATGGAGGTAATCACGATTGGCGATATTGGCATAGGAATGCAGGGCGTACCACGTGACGTAGTCGACAAGTGCGAACACTTGACTAAAATCGCGGACGAATTAAGTTACCCGACCGGCATACCTACCATCGTGATAGGACAAGATAATTGGCACCTCATCATTTCTCGGCAAATTTTAGAGGGCCCGCCTGAGCTTCCCATTGCTAGCCTAACTAGACTGGGCTGGGTTTTACACGGCCCAGATagaacgcgccgcgccgcggtaaATTTTGTAGGGCACGCACGGCCTAAAACCGCGGACGACGAGGCTTTAGAGCTAATGAAACGGCATTTTGACATAGAATCATTAGGCGTTTCACAAAAGCTACCTCGGGCCGATCCCGACCAGCGCGCGCTAGACTTGCTGAAAACCACCTGTGTAAAAATACCGGGGGAGAATAGGTATCGAGCGGGCTTATTATGGCGGACAGACGACGAAAAGCTCCCAGATAACCGAGCGCAAGCATTAAAACGGCTGTACAGTCTAGAACGAAAACTAGACCGAGATGCAACGTTAAAGGCCGAATATGCAAAGCATATGGCTAACTTGCTTGACAAGGGTTACGCGGAGAAAATGGAGTCGCCGCCCCCCCTCGATGCGCCCCGGGTGTGGTACTTAGCGCATTTCCCAACATTTCACCCGCAACGCGGCAAAATGAGATTAGTGTGGGACGCGGCCGCCACGGCCTACGGACGGTCGCTCAATAGCGCGCTTTTGGCCGGCCCCGACTTGTTAGAGTCACTCTTTGGCGTACTAGTGCGTTTCCGCGAGGGTAAAATCGCGGTAATAGCGGAcgtcaaagaaatgtttttacagatCGAGATAATTGAGCAAGATCGCGATGCGTTACATTTCGTTTGGCGGGGGGAGGACCGCACCTCTCCACCGCAAGAATACAGAATGAAGCGGCTTATATTTGGATCGGCAGCGTCGCCGACAACCGCGCTATACGTCAAAAACGAAAACGCAAGAACGCATAGCGAACAATTTCCGATCGCAgctgaaaaaacaataaaaaatacgtacatGGACGACATGTTGATCGCGCTCGATACGTCCGAGGACGACGCCAGGCGCATAGTAAACGAGGTTTACGAACTAAATATGCGCGCGTCATTCGAGCTTCGCGGGTTCGCGTCGAACCATCCTGCGGTTATTGCTGACGTAGTTAACAGTAAAGAGGAAACGTCATTGTTAGGCGCTAGCGAGAGCGAACGTACGTTAGGTTTGAAATGGAATCACAAGCGTGACACCTTAGGTTTCAACGTAAACTTTCGCAACACGCCCGAGGACGTACTTAACGGTCAGAAATTACCCACAAAACGACAGGTTACGAGTAGTGCGATGTCAATATTCGATCCGATCGGATACGTAAGCCCCATATCCGTCTTAGGCAAGGCATTAATGCAGGAGATATGGCGCACCGGAATCGGATGGGACTCGCCCAtacccgtctcgctcgcacccgcATGGCGATCGTTCATAGATAACGTACAACAATTACGGGACTTGGAAATTCCGCGACACGTGCCCGCATTTAATAGGGAGGCATATATGCATGTTTTTTGCGACgcaagtgaaaaaatatatgccgcGGCCGTGTACCTAGTCAGCGTCAACCCCGAGGGGACTAGAACGTCCGCATTAGTGGCCGCAAAGGCCCGAGTGTCACCTCTCCGGGTAGTTAGTATTCCACGAATGGAATTACAGAGCTGCGTACTAGCGACTAGGTTAGCGGAGACCATAGTCAAAGAGTCAGACTACGTAATAAAGGACAAGTATTTTTGGTCTGACTCCAAAACGGCACTCACGTGGATACGGTCGGACCCACGTAGGTACAAAACGTTCGTCGCACATAGGTTAGCGGAAATCGAGAACACTACCACCCCCGCCAACTGGCGCTGGGTGCCTAGTGCAACTAACGTAGCTGACGACGCGACGCGCGGTATGCCTACGCAATTTGGAGCGAACCACCGATGGTTCATAGGGCCCGATTTCATACGTAAAAGCGAGGAGCATTGGCCGACAGAGAAAACGCCCGCGCCCGTCGCCGATACGGGCGAAGAACGCGTTAACAAGCTCGTATGCTCGGTAGGCGCCGCGAAAAATAAGTTTGAGTACCTGCCGGAG GAAATCAAGTTAATGGAAACTGGACGGCCGATTCCGAAGAAATCGCCACTCCATAAAATCGCAGTAAAACTCGACAAAAATGGAGTCATCGTGCTGAACGCCAGAATAGATAAAGATGTACACATACCCGTTCTACACGCTAAAGAAGATTTCGTCAAGCTGCTAATACATCATTTTCATGCTCTCTACAATCACGGCAACCACTCAACAGTGATAAACGAGCTGAAACAGAGATATTATATTATCGGTCTGCGCGGTAgcattcgttatataacgaataagTGCCAATGGTGTCGGACCTATAAGGGGACCACACTCAAGGTTCCTGTAGGCGACTTACCACCAGAGAGGCTCCAGGCGAATCAACCGCCATTTACCGCCGCAGCCGTAGATTTATTTGGCCCTATGAATATTACAATAGGCCGCCGCCGCGAGAAAAGATGGGGCGTATTATATACTTGCCTCACTACCCGAGCTGTGCACTTAGAGCTTGCCGCCTCACTTTCGGCATCCTCTATGATACTCTCACTGCGCAGAATGATAGCTCGGCGCGGCACGCCTACCGTTCTGTACTCCGACAACGCAACTAACTTCTACGGAGCAGAACGAGAAATTGCAGAGGCCAAGAAAACGCTGCCAGACAGTCTAAAGCCATTCCTGACTGAACGAGCGATCACCTGGAAAAAGATACCGCCTGGCAACCCTTCCGCCGGCGGTGCATGGGAACGACTCGTGGGCAGCGTGAAAACTGCACTGAAAGCTACACTAAAAGAGAGAGCACCTCATGAAGAAGTTCTACATACGCTGCTTCTAGAAGCCGAGCACGTAGTGAACTCCAGACCACTGACACCTGTGAATCCAGACCTAGATGTCGAGGCTCTGACGCCGAACCATTTTCTCATCGGCCGGTCGAGCGCAATGGCACCGCTGGGCGTCTTCACAGACAAAGATATGTCACTGTCGTCATGGAAGACAGCGCAGAACTTAGCCGATCACTTTTGGAGGCGCTGGCAGAAAGAATACAGACCCAGCCTCCTCCCTCGGCCCAGTGCtcaccagaac ttataa